The Oryzias melastigma strain HK-1 linkage group LG13, ASM292280v2, whole genome shotgun sequence genome window below encodes:
- the bicra gene encoding BRD4-interacting chromatin-remodeling complex-associated protein isoform X3: MLPSCFVYGVQRHRIQSGKTEVSCFLLEAGSCTAARARLSWRPRAACTSIVSVVMDDEDGRCLLDVICDPEALNDFLHGSETHLDTDDLLDGSSDPSSSFFSTTGGHVSEVQPTVPLSVNESAGLPRVSVDLDFLEDDDILGGSPGGEGGSNGIGTNHEPCDILQQSLAEANITEQSLQEAEAELDLGSFGIPGLTQVVQTLPDASLTGAGGAAVGVGIGGPAALFPGSVPSTTPTPPNATADMLGSVLAQQGLQLQPQVVNKAISVQPFVQQVGLGNVTIQPISSLQALSNGNQSGHLGIGQIQVVGQPTVMTINQSGQPILAKAMGGYQLHQSGAEVSGAGSQSGLGGAGGGLLIQGNKATLSSPALNGPAVCVSSANSSGGTMTAPSGLVGFGSTPLSSGVTPQAQTQGGQIMQNVIIQRTPTPIQPKPPQGGAIQPKLFKQQPQQPSPVPQTLQNDAHKTLGIQQLPVSAAQNVTFLTGKPGSNVVLSTQATTQAPQFQQSLFKQQGPQPSGKPLSVHLLNQPSSIVLQGQNHQFLLPQLQAGGQILTQHPGGHIITSQGPGGQIIANQILTANQNINLSQVLTSQGPSGATHILSGPIQLQSGQMGAPTLFQMPVASLAQTQSQTQTHTVSGGAQTVIQGMPIQNPLTMLGQVEGLSPAVSLQPALQPQSGGVPSSTGAATVGQGQPGEAVAVLGGSADPAGHPTQQLLPQSSILTLQQASSVSSASTVSSSSPSISVSTTSSSVTAVGLAPPQAQHSPGRLLFTNQGQSMILSQESLQMFLQQEQRHHTENESTPSVGVPASVIVSSNSITTAAPAVHDSQLADSWVGRSHSPPPGPSHMTAVVKVPSSAAQQPLKIQGMSPSPALTTHPPTPPVAESPQPSQSPLVLGQQIQSPHHQQRPPSQPQPQSQTPSRSCTPSSHPSLFIVPSQVAESPKPATQVQPQQTPPQQQHIQLQLQPLPRPPSLPAPYQQERPSMSQSPKPPSAPAAPQHPFTPAPASACATAVVKTQIPVQGLTAVHQQQLQLVGAQIQTLSSISQPSPQQKQLLEKLHQVQQNIMLQAKPAPQTPSQFMSQQDVPVDKTIASSTSSDIPAQLPTMLQPTSVLVKTPASGQLQISSDLQVFSGAQGPALVNQTVSPASLTQPAQVQPKPGVISSVGGMTLGKGGVKIQVLGATLTQMPAPQPLPVQTQTTTMPFGGEPSKEARMLEQLRKHQGSVLHPNYSAPFHSFEDTLNRLLPYHLYQGTANSSQDYQRVDDEFEKVSCQLLKRTQAMVDKYRHLLFAESKQRLGPSAEMVMIDRMFIQEEKSALTSDRAFAKEKPEEFLASVRKLDSISEPTEPPSVSGVAPVDPPVQAPVAPAAAPPLNVTPIPPPASASAPVQAPAPVPAATPAPPFPPTKLVIKQGGGGASVSWTTSCPPAAPAKPASDPVSQSFSRAPTTSSSSSSSSSLPSNSQDADDDDALPQRTSKPPIKTYEARRRIGLKLKIKQDQTGFSKVVHNTALDPVHTPQPQLSNQATPPPQAPPQSDAADAKPHPLSSPLTTVIRTQSPACTASAGFSVTMTTTQSNPPLRGSASSAGAPPSSSSSSHAWPSSTSSSTQMNGTLDHHSGGGVKHNPASTPTPSQTTCRLPLRKTYRENVSPRVRPGVPGGGDESLSYPRATPSPPRHGASTPPSERTVIASVKVDRRDREALRPHTESSHDAGHLGGAGVDKMNEVFNRGIKPTQHHHHPLLLDREGGKEDHADQEVNVRKYKRLGGKNKHMSGGTFRMDQHAPGPPSPESSFPRDSLLPAKRCKSDSPDMDNASFSSGSPPDDSLNEHLQCAIDSILNLQQEPSGRHIKGGGSRPHQHQSQRPGDLAASSHRPSLPPASSASSSSALAQHPQVGGRGHNGSLVPQTQSR, encoded by the exons atgttgcccTCCTGTTTTGTTTATGGCGTCCAAAGACACCGAATTCAATCAGGCAAAACGGAAGTCTCCTGTTTCCTGCTTGAAGCTGGGTCCTGTACAGCAGCCCGTGCGAGGCTGTCCTGGAGACCCCGCGCTGCCTGCACCTCTATCGTCTCGG TTGTCATGGATGATGAAGATGGCAGGTGCCTTCTAGATGTAATTTG TGACCCAGAAGCTCTCAATGATTTTCTTCATGGATCTGAGACCCAT TTGGACACTGACGACCTTTTGGATGGTTCGAGTGACCCCTCCAGCTCGTTCTTCTCTACCACTGGG GGCCATGTTTCAGAGGTCCAGCCTACAGTGCCGCTGTCGGTCAATGAGTCAGCCGGCCTGCCCAGAGTCAGTGTTGACCTGGACTTCCTCGAGGATGATGACATCTTGGGTGGATCCCCAGGAGGAGAGGGCGGAAGCAACGGGATCGGGACGAACCACGAACCGTGCGACATCCTGCAGCAGAGCTTGGCAGAGGCCAACATCACAGAGCAGAGCTTACAGGAGGCAGAAGCCGAGCTGGACCTGGGCTCCTTCGGGATTCCAGGCCTCACACAGGTGGTTCAGACACTTCCCGATGCGAGCCTCACCGGGGCGGGAGGAGCCGCCGTTGGCGTAGGAATCGGGGGTCCGGCGGCACTTTTCCCCGGGTCGGTCCCGAGCACCACGCCTACTCCCCCCAATGCCACGGCTGACATGCTGGGCTCGGTGCTCGCCCAGCAGGGCCTTCAGCTCCAGCCCCAGGTTGTGAACAAGGCCATCAGCGTCCAGCCATTTGTGCAGCAGGTGGGCCTGGGAAATGTGACAATTCAACCCATTTCGAGTCTCCAGGCTCTTTCAAATGGGAACCAGTCAGGACATTTGGGTATCGGACAGATTCAGGTTGTGGGTCAGCCTACAGTTATGACTATTAATCAGTCTGGGCAGCCAATCCTGGCAAAGGCCATGGGTGGATACCAGTTGCACCAGTCTGGGGCTGAGGTGTCCGGTGCTGGTTCTCAGTCAGGGCTTGGAGGCGCAGGCGGCGGGCTTCTGATCCAAGGTAACAAAGCTACTTTGAGTTCCCCAGCTTTAAATGGACCGGCTGTGTGTGTCAGCAGCGCCAACAGTAGTGGCGGTACCATGACGGCACCGTCTGGGCTTGTAGGATTTGGTAGCACCCCTCTAAGTTCAGGGGTCACGCCGCAGGCACAAACCCAAGGAGGCCAAATCATGCAGAACGTGATCATCCAGCGCACCCCCACACCAATTCAACCTAAACCCCCTCAGGGTGGAGCCATTCAGCCCAAACTTTTCAAACAGCAGCCGCAGCAGCCATCACCGGTACCCCAGACCCTCCAGAACGACGCCCACAAGACCCTCGGGATTCAGCAGCTGCCGGTTTCCGCTGCTCAGAATGTAACCTTCCTGACAGGGAAGCCCGGTTCTAACGTGGTTCTGAGTACGCAAGCCACAACGCAGGCCCCCCAGTTTCAACAGTCTCTTTTCAAGCAGCAAGGCCCACAGCCGTCAGGCAAACCTCTTAGCGTCCACCTACTAAACCAACCGAGCAGCATCGTTCTTCAGGGTCAGAACCACCAGTTCCTCCTGCCCCAGCTGCAGGCGGGCGGGCAGATCCTGACCCAGCACCCCGGTGGCCACATCATCACAAGTCAGGGTCCCGGTGGACAGATCATCGCAAACCAAATTTTGACTGCAAACCAGAACATCAACTTGAGTCAGGTGCTGACTTCACAGGGCCCCTCCGGGGCAACCCACATCCTCTCCGGACCCATCCAGCTCCAGTCTGGCCAAATGGGCGCACCTACCCTCTTTCAGATGCCCGTTGCCTCACTGGCTCAGACTCAAAGCCAGACGCAGACCCACACCGTCTCCGGGGGTGCGCAGACGGTTATACAGGGCATGCCGATCCAGAACCCCTTGACCATGTTGGGTCAGGTGGAAGGACTGAGCCCTGCCGTCAGCCTTCAGCCCGCTCTGCAGCCCCAGTCAGGCGGCGTCCCCAGCAGCACGGGAGCAGCAACAGTAGGTCAAGGCCAGCCTGGAGAAGCCGTGGCTGTGTTGGGAGGCTCTGCCGACCCGGCGGGTCACCCCACGCAGCAGCTGCTCCCACAGTCCTCCATCCTCACCTTACAGCAGGCTTCCTCCGTGTCCTCTGCTTCCACCGTGTCCTCCTCTTCTCCGTCCATATCGGTCTCCACCACGTCCTCCTCGGTCACAGCAGTGGGGCTGGCTCCCCCTCAAGCTCAGCACAGTCCAGGGAGGCTACTATTCACCAACCAGGGCCAGAGTATGATTCTGAGCCAGGAGTCTCTGCAGATGTTCCTCCAGCAG GAGCAGCGCCATCACACAGAGAATGAGTCGACCCCCTCTGTGGGCGTGCCGGCGTCTGTAATCGTCAGCAGCAACAGCATCACTACTGCGGCCCCTGCTGTCCATGATAGCCAATTAGCTGACTCTTGGGTGGGGCGGAGCCACAGTCCTCCCCCTGGCCCCTCCCACATGACAGCAGTGGTAAAG GTACCTTCCAGCGCAGCTCAGCAGCCTCTGAAGATCCAGGGCATGTCCCCGTCGCCGGCGTTGACCACTCATCCCCCGACGCCCCCCGTGGCGGAAAGCCCCCAGCCTTCCCAGTCACCACTGGTCCTGGGCCAGCAGATCCAGTCCCCGCATCATCAACAGCGCCCTCCGTCTCAGCCGCAGCCGCAGTCCCAGACCCCCTCGCGCTCCTGCACGCCCTCGTCTCACCCTTCGCTCTTCATCGTCCCCAGTCAGGTGGCGGAGTCCCCCAAACCCGCCACGCAAGTCCAGCCGCAGCAGACGCCCCCCCAACAGCAGCACATCCAACTTCAGCTCCAGCCCCTCCCCCGACCGCCGTCGCTGCCCGCCCCCTACCAGCAAGAAAGGCCTTCAATGTCACAGTCGCCCAAACCTCCCTCCGCACCCGCAGCGCCGCAGCACCCGTTCACGCCCGCTCCGGCTAGCGCTTGTGCCACCGCCGTGGTGAAGACCCAGATCCCCGTCCAGGGCTTGACGGCGGtgcatcagcagcagctgcagctggtgGGAGCTCAAatccagactctgtcctccatcagcCAACCCTCACCTCAGCAGAAACAGCTGCTGGAGAAGCTGCACCAG GTCCAGCAGAACATCATGCTTCAGGCCAAACCTGCTCCTCAAACCCCCAGTCAGTTTATGTCCCAGCAAGACGTGCCTGTCGATAAAACGATTGCTTCATCAACCAGCTCCGACATTCCCGCTCAGCTTCCCACAATGCTGCAGCCGACGTCGGTGCTCGTCAAAACTCCCGCTTCAGGTCAGCTGCAAA TATCAAGTGACTTACAGGTTTTCTCAGGAGCCCAAGGGCCAGCACTGGTGAATCAGACTGTCTCTCCTGCCAGCCTTACCCAGCCTGCACAG GTTCAGCCAAAGCCAGGAGTGATCAGCTCAGTCGGGGGGATGACTCTGGGGAAAGGTGGGGTGAAAATCCAGGTGTTAGGAGCTACCCTGACCCAGATGCCTGCTCCACAACCCCTTCCAGTACAAACTCAG ACAACAACAATGCCTTTCGGTGGAGAACCCAGTAAAGAAGCCAG GATGCTGGAACAGCTGAGGAAACATCAGGGTTCAGTGCTTCACCCCAACTACAGTGCTCCTTTCCACTCCTTTGAGGACACTCTGAACAGACTGCTGCCTTACCATCTCTACCAGGGAACTGCCAACTCCTCCCAAGACTATCAGAGAG TGGATGATGAATTTGAGAAGGTCTCCTGCCAGCTGCTAAAAAGGACCCAAGCGATGGTTGATAAATATCGCCACTTGCTCTTCGCTGAGTCAAAA CAGAGACTGGGCCCCTCGGCAGAGATGGTGATGATCGACAGGATGTTCATCCAGGAGGAGAAGAGTGCTCTGACTTCGGACAGGGCTTTTGCCAAGGAGAAACCAG AGGAGTTTTTGGCGAGCGTGCGAAAGTTGGACAGTATCTCTGAGCCGACGGAGCCCCCCTCAGTGAGTGGAGTGGCCCCGGTTGACCCCCCTGTCCAAGCACCTGTTGCTCCAGCTGCAGCGCCTCCTTTAAACGTCACCCCAATCCCTCCGCCGGCATCTGCTTCCGCTCCGGTTCAAGCTCCTGCTCCAGTTCCCGCTGCGACTCCTGCGCCTCCTTTCCCCCCTACCAAGTTGGTCATAAAGCAGGGTGGGGGCGGAGCATCTGTATCCTGGACTACCAGCTGTCCTCCGGCTGCTCCAGCCAAACCCGCGTCTGATCCTGTCAGCCAAAGCTTCAGCCGTGCTCCCACCACCTCCTCATCGTCGTCATCCTCCTCCTCGCTCCCCTCAAACTCCCAGGACGCAGACGACGACGACGCTCTCCCTCAGCGAACCAGCAAGCCGCCCATCAAGACCTACGAGGCTCGCAGGAGAATCGGTTTGAAGCTGAAGATCAAGCAGGATCAGACGGGCTTCAGTAAGGTGGTCCACAACACGGCTCTGGACCCGGTGCACACGCCCCAACCTCAGCTGAGCAATCAGGCCACGCCCCCGCCTCAGGCTCCGCCCCAGTCTGACGCCGCTGATGCAAAGCCCCACCCTTTATCCTCCCCTCTCACCACGGTGATCAGAACTCAGTCCCCCGCCTGCACAGCTTCCGCCGGCTTCTCGGTTACCATGACGACCACTCAGAGCAACCCCCCTCTGAGAGGAAGTGCTTCCTCCGCTGGAGCCCCGCCCTcgtcctcttcatcctctcacGCCTGGCCGTCGTCCACCTCGTCCTCCACTCAAATGAACGGCACGCTGGATCACCACAGTGGGGGCGGAGTCAAACACAACCCCgcctccacccccaccccctcccagACCACGTGCCGCCTTCCCCTCCGGAAAACCTACCGGGAAAACGTGAGCCCGCGGGTCAGACCCGGCGTCCCGGGTGGAGGAGACGAAAGTTTGTCCTACCCCAGGGCCACCCCCTCGCCCCCCAGGCACGGGGCCTCCACCCCCCCCTCAGAGCGGACAGTCATAGCCAGCGTGAAGGTGGACAGAAGAGACAGGGAGGCGTTACGCCCCCACACAGAGTCCAGCCACGACGCTGGACATTTAGGGGGGGCGGGGGTGGACAAAATGAACGAAGTGTTTAACCGTGGCATCAAACCCACGCAGCACCATCATCACCCCCTGCTCCTAGACAGGGAGGGGGGCAAGGAAGATCACGCAGACCAGGAGGTCAACGTACGGAAATACAAGCGGCTGGgcggaaaaaacaaacacatgagCGGCGGGACTTTCCGAATGGACCAGCACGCCCCCGGGCCTCCCTCCCCGGAGTCCTCCTTCCCCCGAGACTCTCTGCTTCCTGCCAAACGCTGCAAGTCGGACTCCCCCGACATGGACAACGCCAGCTTCTCCAGCGGCAGCCCGCCGGACGACTCGCTGAACGAGCACCTGCAGTGCGCCATCGACAGCATCCTCAACCTGCAGCAGGAGCCGTCCGGCCGCCACATCAAGGGGGGCGGCAGCCGGCCCCATCAGCACCAAAGTCAGCGCCCGGGGGACCTGGCTGCCTCCTCCCACAGACCCTCACTCCCGCCCGcttcctctgcctcctcctcGTCCGCCTTGGCCCAGCACCCTCAGGTCGGTGGGCGTGGCCACAACGGCAGCCTGGTGCCCCAGACTCAGAGCAGATAA